GTTGAAGATGGTCTAAGGTCCTATATTCTTTTTCAAGGGGGCCTTAAAATCCCTGACTACTTGGGCAGTAAAACAACTTTTCGCTTAGGTAAGTTTGGCGGGCATTGCGGGAGGTCACTGCAGACTGGTGACGTCTTACATCTAAATCAAACGAGTGCTCAGAAAATTAAAGAAATCCCAAGCGATTTTATTCCATCCTATAACAAGCGCTGGGAAATAGGTGTTCTCTATGGTCCACATGGAGCACCTGATTTCTTTACAGAGAAAGATATAGAAACATTTTTCAAAACCGATTGGAAAGTTCATTACAACTCAGATAGAACAGGTATCCGCTTGACAGGCCCTAAGCCACAATGGGCCAGGAAAGATGGAGGTGAAGCGGGTCTACACCCCTCGAATATCCATGATAATGCCTATGCCATTGGAGCCATCGATTTTACAGGGGATATGCCAATCATTCTAGGACAGGATGGTCCAAGCCTAGGAGGGTTTGTCTGCCCAGCAACAGTTGTCCAAGCAGAAATTTGGAAAATGGGACAACTAAAGCCAGGGGATACCATACGCTTCATACGCTTGCAATATGAACAGTCCCTGGTTGCCAAGAAAAAACAAGATCTGGAGATTAAGAACCTTGAAAGAACTGAAGCTGTTACGTCTAAAATTTCATCTAGCCCTGACTTGGATCAAGCTATCCTTCATCAAACGACTTCCACAGATGAAATCAATCAAACCGTTTACCGTGGCGCTGGCGACTCTTATGTGTTAGTTGAATATGGCCCCATTAGACTGAATCTTAACTCAAGATTCCGAGCACATGCTCTCATGCTTTGGCTACAATCTAATGAAATTAGTGGCATTATCGACCTGACGCCGGGAATACGCTCTCTACAGATTCATTTTGATAATTCCGTTATCACTCTTGACCAGCTAATGGAACACCTTCTTCGAGCCGAGCGACAATTAAAATCCATCGAAGACATGGTAGTGCCCACACGAATTATCCATCTACCCTTATCTTGGAATGACCCTTCTACTCAACTCGCAATTGAAAAATATAATCAAAGCGTGCGCGCTGATGCACCATGGTGTCCAAGCAATATTGAATTCATTCGCCGAATTAATGGGCTCGATTCTATCCAAGAAGTGCAACGTATTTTGTTTGAAGCCAGTTATCTAGTTATGGGACTGGGCGATGTTTATTTGGGAGCTCCCGTCGCCACACCTATTGATCCAAGACACCGCTTGGTCACAACCAAATATAATCCTGCTAGAACATGGACTCCTGAAAACGCCGTGGGCATAGGTGGCGCCTACCTTTGTGTCTATGGTATGGAAGGACCTGGCGGCTATCAGTTTGTAGGACGCACCGTGCAAATGTGGAATAACTACCACCAAACAAACCATTTTACAGCCAGCAAGCCCTGGCTCCTCAACTTTTTTGATCAGATCCGTTTTTATCCCGTAGAGGCTGATGATCTTTTAAAAATCCGTGATGACTTTTTACATGGCAAATATGAACTGAAAATAGAACATGCTCAATTTAGTCTTAGTGATTACAATCAATTCCTATCAGATAATCATGCAGACATACGAGTATTTAAAAATAAACAAAAACAAGCCTTTGAAGACGAACGAGAACGCTGGATAGAGAATGGTCAAGCTACCTTTGAAGGCAGCGAGCATGACTTTGAGGAAGCAAACTCTCAACATATCAATCTACTAGATAATGAAGAGGCTGTTGAATCTGTTATATCAGGAAGTGTTTGGAAAATTGAAGTATCTGAAGGTCAAGAAATAGATGAGGGAGATGTCTTAGTTGTGATTGAAGCCATGAAAATGGAAACTTCCATCCTTGCGCAAACTAGCGGAAAGATTGGCCAAATTCTTTGCCAAGCTGGCAACCCAGTTTCATCAGGTCAAACTCTTTTAACCATCCTTACCGACTAGCTAGCATGAAAGATCTTAGCCTAGATATCGACAGTCTACGTCGAGCTTACCAACAAAAGTGCATCACGCCTCGTGAAGTAGTAGAAATGATTCACAAGCGAATGGACGGGCAAGAATGGCGTAATGTCTGGATCACTAAATTAACTCTCGAGCAACTCGAGCCTTATTTTAGATCCCTACCCTTTAGCAAAATCGATTCTCTTCCACTCTATGGCATTCCATTCGCCATTAAGGATAACATTGATCTCGTAGACATTCCTACTACCGCAGCATGTCCAGAATATGCCTACATACCGACTGAGTCTGCGTACGTCGTTCAGCAACTCATCCATGCTGGAGCTATTCCTATTGGCAAAACAAATCTAGATCAATTTGCAACTGGACTAGTGGGCACACGCTCTCCTTATGGATCTTGCCCCAATAGTTTCAATCCGCAATATATCTCTGGAGGGTCTAGCTCCGGTTCAGCAATTGCTGTGGCTCTTGGTTGGGCATCTTTTTCCTTAGGGACTGATACAGCTGGCTCCGGAAGAGTTCCAGCCTCCTTCAATAATCTTGTTGGCTTAAAGCCTACTCGAGGTGTTTTAAGCACTAAGGGTGTAGTGCCTGCATGTCGAACACTAGACTGTGTCTCTATCTTTGCTCTCCATGTTGGCGATGCTAAAAAAGTTTTCAATATCTCCTCAATATATAACCAAAAGGATTCTTATTCTCGGCCATTCCACGCTCGTAAAAACAGGTCTGTGAACCAACTCAAGATCGGCATACCCATAAAAAAGCAAATCTTCAGTGAAGAGTTCCCTGAAACATATAGACTATTGAATGAAAATACTAGCCTTTTAAAAAACTTAGGTTATGAAATCCTACAAGTTGACATTTCCCCTATGCTTCAAGCAGCTAAGCTCTTGTATGAAGGACCATGGTTAGCAGAACGCTATGCCGCTATAAAGGAATTCATTGAAAAACAGCCCGAAAGCCTTTTCCCCACAACCAGAGAAATTATTACTTGTGGGAAAAAGGCTTCAGCTGTAGAGGCCTTTACAGCTTCTTACAGACTGCAAGACCTCATCCGAGAATCAGAAAAAATTTGGGAATCGATTGATGTTCTGTTAACTCCAACCACACAGACCATCTACACTTTAAAGGAAATTGATTCTGATCCAATCCGACTCAATTCTCTATTAGGGACATTCACCAATTTTATGAACTTGCTTGATTTCAGCGCCATCACGGTACCTGCTGGCCGCTATCGAGAGCAGTTACCCGACCTTCCTTTTGGCATTACTTGTGTTGCCCCAAGCTTTTCCGATCTTGATCTTATAAGATTTGCAACGCCTTTCCATCAAGCTCAAAAATGTTCCATGGGTGCTACAGAACACCCGGTCCCCCAGGATGTACCAGATGATAAAGCTCCACCTACTCATGTTGCCCTAGCCGTATGCGGAGCTCATCTCTCTGGTTTACCTCTCAACCACCAATTAACAGAACGTCAGGCGAAGCTTCTCAAATGCTGTAAAACAGCACCATCCTATCAATTTTTTGCTTTAGAAGGTGGCCCTCCCTATCGACCAGGTCTTATTCGATCTAATCAAGGTGATGCAATTGAGGTTGAAATTTGGGAAATGCCCCTAAAACATTTTGGATCTTTTGTTGCGAATATCCCTGAGCCTCTTGGCATCGGCAAAGTAGAGCTTGAAAATGGTTCGTGGGTTTCTGGGTTTATTTGCGAAGATTATGCAATTGAAAAAGCTGTAGACATTACATCGTTTGGGAGCTGGAGAAACTATATGTCCTCTTTGAATCAGTAATTATGAACCTAAAGAAAAGAACTCAAGACTCGCTATAAATAATTCCCATAGATTTGGTATAGGTTTCAATGCCTGTAAAATGAGCCTCCTTATCTCCCTGCAAGTAGCGAGTAGCTAACTCTTTCTCTATCTTCTTCAATCGCTTGATATGCTTCCTAGCTACCTCACCTTCAAGTGTCCCAAGCTGCTTACGATTAGCGCTTACTTTTTTACTAGACTGAGTCGTCCTGTAATCTTCAGTTAGTGAGGTATATTTTTTCTGCAAACGCAACAATTCTGTGGTGCGCAAATAGCTAAGCGAATAATCTTCAACCTCTGTCTTAAGCGATCGGCTACTATCCAAACTCTGACATGCTTGCATGAAAAAGGTCACCGCAAAACAGCAAGAAAGAAAACTCACAAGCCTCATAAAAACAGTGAAGCTTCGCGAATGTTTTGATCAAGACAGAACTTCGTTAATAAAGTTTTGGAAATAATTACTTTTTTCGCGTAAGTCGCCAATTGAAGGCATTTACGCCTCTAATTGAACGACGTTGACTTTCTCTCTTAACCAAAGTGTCATCCACCCCTATCGTCTTAGTCTTATCATCATCAGTAGTATTGGATGATAGTGCACTGCTTCGCTTTGGCGCAGGAAGCGGTTTTACTATTTTAGGGACTTCTTGGAAAGGCGCCGTGCCTCTCGTGCTCTTATCTATGTTCTGGGGTACTGGTGCAGCTGATGTTAAAGCTGAAAGACTCTTGTTCTTAATGGTGGCATTTGCACGAAGCAATACACTACCTACATAGATAGCATCTCCTGGAACCAATAAAGCATCCTCAACCTTTTCCTCGCGAAAATAGATACCATTGGTAGAGCCTAGGTCTAATACCTGTATAGTATTTTTAGTTACAGATACAGAGCAATGTCTCCGTGAAATTGAATGATGGGGAATAACTAATTCTGCAAACTCAGGCGTAGCACCAATAATCACAGTCCCTTTTTTTAACTCAAAAATATAACCTTTTAGCTCTGTATTCTCTGCTTCTAGGTATAGGGTATAGCGCCTAAAATCAGGCAATAAAACCGTTTGCTTTTTTTTGTCTACTCCATCAGACAAATCATCCCCTGTCATCTGCTGGATATGGCTTAACAACAACGCATTAGCAGGAAATTTTTCTGCTAACTTCCCAAACTCAAACAACACCTCTCTAGTTGTAACTTGACAGCTTACCCTATCAGACACTTCTCCCAAACGCCATTCAACCTTTGATTTTTCCCAGGCTAGCATTCCTAACACGGCTACTCGATGGCTCAGAGACCTCGTAAAGGCACGGGTCACCAAGCCTTTGGTTAGATAAATTTCACCGATATCTGGCACGTCTAAACGCTCTACGTATAGACACCCCGTCTCCGCTTTAGGCCCAGCAAGTTGTAGGTTTTTTATCAGATTAGAGTTAGCCATAGTCTCCTATCCTCCCCCTCGCAGCTTTCCCGTATTTTGTTAATATAAGCTACAATTGACATTAGATCGAGCTTTTTAAGTTCTATCTAAAAAAGTTTAGAGCTTATCAAGGCAGTATTTTGCAGAGGCTATGCAAAATAACACAAATATGGCGTAATACCAAAGTCAACGTTTAATACTGGCCATGACAAGTGCTTCAGGTCCCTCAGCTTGCATAATCAAATTCCCACGCCTGTCTAACTGTAGATCATAACCGCCAACACTAATTTTGCCACGCAGTAACCCATAGAGCTCTTGTGAACCAATTTTTATACGATTTTGGCCTCTCTCCAAAAACAGCTCATCTTGCGCTTTTGTAATAGTGCTTTCAACGCCCCTGGAGACAAAAGAATAAGAGGCACCTGACTCTAGTTGATCTTTAAGGGCTGGATATAACAACATACCAAAATGGAACATCTTGGGTTTCCACCATTTCGCTGTCCAAACCTTATTATTTTCATCAAAATCTACATCAGCTTTCCTCAAAAAACCCTTTTGCTTGGCAATATCTTCAACTGGAAAATTGCCAGCCTTATTGTTTAAACTCTTAACATCTACAGGCTGTGCTTGCTCGATTACCGGTAATGCTTGCGCTTCTTTGGCAGTTGTTTCAGCTCGGGCCGGCACCTCTTCACTCCAAGAAACAAGAACTGGCCGCTGGGGATCTTGAACTTTATTCGCAATAAGTGAAACCTCTCTATCTAGCTTTGCAGGAAGAGCTTTCAAAGACTTTTCTTGCATGGCACTAGCTTTTACCTCATCAGCAGTTGTATAAGCTCTACTTTGGGTTTCAGATTGAACTAGCGGCTTAGACTCCATGGGCTTATTGAGAGATTTCGGCTCCTTAGACTCTGGTAAAGTTTTTGCAAAGTGAGGCCCTGGCTTTGGGAGAGCATCTGTTACTGCATAGCCTTGAACATCACTCACCCCTCTAGCTAAGAAATACTCCTGCGCCAATTTCTTCTCCTGGGCTAAAATATCAGCCCAAGGGGAATGATGAGGTAATAATTTAGCCTCGCTAGTAGGGATTTGATCTCGAGTTTGCCCAGCTAACCTAAAATAAGATGTAAGTACAGATGGCTTCACACCTTCCATAATCTAAATTTACGCACATCCTGTGCCAATATTGATAGATCTCATTGCTCTCCTATGATCAGGCTTATAAAAGAGCTCACTTAGCTCTAACCTAGATGATGTCATAGAAGTTGAACGAGATACGTAAAAGCTTGAGCCACAGGAAAAAGAGAGTCGACGGAGATGTAACAGAAAGGTGACATCTCTTGGGGACTCTATGTTTCTTCGTGACAAGATCTTGCACAGATTCTTAAGTGTCTATGGCATCATTCTGGGTTTAACGAGGCAAAAAAATCCTTAGCCTCGGAAACTCTTTCTCATAGCTAGAGAAATAGCCTGATTTACCCCCTTTTGTACACAGAAGCCTATATTCCCAGAGCACCTAATTTAGAAAAGTGAGAAGAAATTTGTTACCTATTTTATTGATCTCAATCGCTTTTTTGGCCAGGCAATCACTTCTTGCCATGAATGCTCCTGTTAAACCTAGACTGTGCAATAGAAATTGAAAGAGATGCATAAAAGCTTGAGTCAGAAGGAATAGAGAGTCGACCAAGATCTATTCATTGTATCGTCTGAGCGTAGCTATCAAGCATGTAGAGCGCCAATCCAGATAGAGGTGAAACCTGAGCCTCAATAAGGTGATAGCTCTAAGGAGAGAATTATGTTCATTAGAGGGACGGGATCTTACACAGATCTTTAAGACTCTACGGCGCCATTCGGGTTTCATCTAGCAACTCTAATGCAAATAAGCGGCAAATACCGACTAAGAGCTGCTTTAAAGTTACGGAATTAATTTAAATCTCTTCTTTTGGCATGCTCACAAAGCCATTTGACGCGTTCTGGTGGACTCAGCATGATAAGCTCTACTGCTTCATCCATCAGTACCTCCGAATTGTCACAATCGATCACTGCACGGAAATCGGTATCCAAGGAGTAATAATTAAGAGTTACCGGGTCTGTGAGCTCTTCAGGTGCACTCGTTCTTTCAAAATTCATGGAGCAGACCTTATCTCCTTCCGAGAACTTCATCTCATAACCCCTGCAAACATCCGCCACGAGTAACTCATCCCAACTATTCGACCTGTAGTAAAATTCTACTTCTGAAGGATTTTCAAAATTCGGCATATAACGAGTGTCTCTTTCCTATAACACGGTACTATTATATTATTCGACTCGATTTCACCCGAAATAAGCTTATCTCAAATAATTTTCTTAGCTTGCTAGCGGCGGAAAGAATTGCTTTAATCACCGTTCGTTTTTGTGCCTGGAAGGGTGGCAGAGTGGACGATTGCACCGGTCTTGAAAACCGGCGTGCCGCGAGGTACCGTGGGTTCGAATCCCACCCCTTCCGAAATTGTCAGAAGCAAAACGTTGGCTCTCACCAAAAATTGGGCACACTCGAATGTTAATCATATTAGTCAGTAATATCGCGTCCTATGTACTCATCTCTAGGCCATGATTGACGAAATAGCGTTTATTCAACAATATCCTAGAAACCATCAGATGTGGATACAGCAATTCATAGATTCTAAAAAATCTTCAAACCTCTCATCTGAGTATATTTTTTCTGTTTATGAATAGCGAGCATATCATATGGGTCAGTATTTTCTTGTGCCTCTCGCAAAGCGCTATCTTTTCAGGACTGAATATTGGTCTCTTTTCCCTTAGCAAACTAAGCCTAGAGGCTCGAGCGCAGAGCGGAAGTAAGGAAGCCCGCAAAATCCTAAGCCTCCGCAGCAACTCAAACAAACTGCTGGCTACCATTTTATGGGGAAATGTCTCAGCTAATTGTCTACTGACTATGTTAAGTGACTCTGTGTTAGCCGGTGTCGCAGCTTTTTGCTTCTCTACTATCGCAATTACTATTATTGGAGAAATTT
The DNA window shown above is from Verrucomicrobiota bacterium and carries:
- a CDS encoding FHA domain-containing protein — encoded protein: MANSNLIKNLQLAGPKAETGCLYVERLDVPDIGEIYLTKGLVTRAFTRSLSHRVAVLGMLAWEKSKVEWRLGEVSDRVSCQVTTREVLFEFGKLAEKFPANALLLSHIQQMTGDDLSDGVDKKKQTVLLPDFRRYTLYLEAENTELKGYIFELKKGTVIIGATPEFAELVIPHHSISRRHCSVSVTKNTIQVLDLGSTNGIYFREEKVEDALLVPGDAIYVGSVLLRANATIKNKSLSALTSAAPVPQNIDKSTRGTAPFQEVPKIVKPLPAPKRSSALSSNTTDDDKTKTIGVDDTLVKRESQRRSIRGVNAFNWRLTRKK
- the uca gene encoding urea carboxylase; translation: MFQKVLIANRGAIAYRIQRTLKRMGVHSVAVYSEADTHSRHTLNADEAILIGEAQPTESYLNIHKIIEAAKSSGAQAIHPGYGFLSENTDFVKACERANITFIGPTAKQIEAFGLKHSARELAKKCNAPLCPGTELLLDIDEAKSAAKQIGYPIMIKSTAGGGGIGMQIAYNEKELCSAFTSVKRLGEHNFKNAGIFIEKYIERARHIEVQIFGDGQGTVIALGDRDCTIQRRNQKVIEEAPAPNLDDPIRIELHQTAIALGKSVNYQNAGTVEFIYDCETNSFYFLEVNTRLQVEHGVTEEVFSIDLVEWMLLQASGEFRDLMAFNLKPQGHAMQARIYAENPQKNFQPSSGILTHVTFPDNARCETHIESGSSIPPYYDPMIAKVIVRGDDRDQALKKLSQSLDEAYLYGIETNLDYVKRILETDEFHDVRITTRFLDSLTTQSNTIDVLSPGTVSLVVSYPGRLGFWHVGVPPSGPMDNLAFRLGNAALGNDAGAAGLELTASGAKLKFNCDKQIILTGAPMHSQVNNLPVDYWKVIHIKSGDVLKVGNTVEDGLRSYILFQGGLKIPDYLGSKTTFRLGKFGGHCGRSLQTGDVLHLNQTSAQKIKEIPSDFIPSYNKRWEIGVLYGPHGAPDFFTEKDIETFFKTDWKVHYNSDRTGIRLTGPKPQWARKDGGEAGLHPSNIHDNAYAIGAIDFTGDMPIILGQDGPSLGGFVCPATVVQAEIWKMGQLKPGDTIRFIRLQYEQSLVAKKKQDLEIKNLERTEAVTSKISSSPDLDQAILHQTTSTDEINQTVYRGAGDSYVLVEYGPIRLNLNSRFRAHALMLWLQSNEISGIIDLTPGIRSLQIHFDNSVITLDQLMEHLLRAERQLKSIEDMVVPTRIIHLPLSWNDPSTQLAIEKYNQSVRADAPWCPSNIEFIRRINGLDSIQEVQRILFEASYLVMGLGDVYLGAPVATPIDPRHRLVTTKYNPARTWTPENAVGIGGAYLCVYGMEGPGGYQFVGRTVQMWNNYHQTNHFTASKPWLLNFFDQIRFYPVEADDLLKIRDDFLHGKYELKIEHAQFSLSDYNQFLSDNHADIRVFKNKQKQAFEDERERWIENGQATFEGSEHDFEEANSQHINLLDNEEAVESVISGSVWKIEVSEGQEIDEGDVLVVIEAMKMETSILAQTSGKIGQILCQAGNPVSSGQTLLTILTD
- the atzF gene encoding allophanate hydrolase; translation: MKDLSLDIDSLRRAYQQKCITPREVVEMIHKRMDGQEWRNVWITKLTLEQLEPYFRSLPFSKIDSLPLYGIPFAIKDNIDLVDIPTTAACPEYAYIPTESAYVVQQLIHAGAIPIGKTNLDQFATGLVGTRSPYGSCPNSFNPQYISGGSSSGSAIAVALGWASFSLGTDTAGSGRVPASFNNLVGLKPTRGVLSTKGVVPACRTLDCVSIFALHVGDAKKVFNISSIYNQKDSYSRPFHARKNRSVNQLKIGIPIKKQIFSEEFPETYRLLNENTSLLKNLGYEILQVDISPMLQAAKLLYEGPWLAERYAAIKEFIEKQPESLFPTTREIITCGKKASAVEAFTASYRLQDLIRESEKIWESIDVLLTPTTQTIYTLKEIDSDPIRLNSLLGTFTNFMNLLDFSAITVPAGRYREQLPDLPFGITCVAPSFSDLDLIRFATPFHQAQKCSMGATEHPVPQDVPDDKAPPTHVALAVCGAHLSGLPLNHQLTERQAKLLKCCKTAPSYQFFALEGGPPYRPGLIRSNQGDAIEVEIWEMPLKHFGSFVANIPEPLGIGKVELENGSWVSGFICEDYAIEKAVDITSFGSWRNYMSSLNQ